A window of Malania oleifera isolate guangnan ecotype guangnan chromosome 5, ASM2987363v1, whole genome shotgun sequence contains these coding sequences:
- the LOC131155316 gene encoding potassium transporter 1-like isoform X1, with product MKDLRMEMGGEQSRTNDAQPEATWRKLRRHDSLDMESAKLPTSHHHHHHYPSKHGGSWWVIMQLAFQSIGVVYGDIGTSPLYVFASTFPDGVNHSDDIIGVLSIIFYTITLLTLLKYVFIVLYANDSGDGTYPTILSHSYGY from the exons AGAATGGAAATGGGTGGAGAACAGAGTAGGACTAATGACGCACAACCCGAAGCTACATGGAGGAAGCTGAGGCGCCACGATTCTCTTGATATGGAATCCGCCAAGCTCCCCACATCCCACCACCACCATCATCATTATCCCTCCAAG CATGGAGGGTCATGGTGGGTGATAATGCAATTGGCATTCCAGAGCATAGGGGTGGTGTACGGGGACATTGGCACGTCTCCGCTCTACGTGTTCGCCAGCACCTTTCCCGACGGCGTCAACCACAGCGACGACATCATTGGAGTTCTCTCCATCATCTTCTACACAATCACCCTCCTCACCCTCCTCAAGTACGTCTTCATCGTCTTGTACGCCAATGACAGCGGCGACGGTACGTATCCTACCATCTTATCACATTCATACGGTTACTGA
- the LOC131155316 gene encoding potassium transporter 1-like isoform X2, whose protein sequence is MKDLRMEMGGEQSRTNDAQPEATWRKLRRHDSLDMESAKLPTSHHHHHHYPSKHGGSWWVIMQLAFQSIGVVYGDIGTSPLYVFASTFPDGVNHSDDIIGVLSIIFYTITLLTLLKYVFIVLYANDSGDGKIV, encoded by the exons AGAATGGAAATGGGTGGAGAACAGAGTAGGACTAATGACGCACAACCCGAAGCTACATGGAGGAAGCTGAGGCGCCACGATTCTCTTGATATGGAATCCGCCAAGCTCCCCACATCCCACCACCACCATCATCATTATCCCTCCAAG CATGGAGGGTCATGGTGGGTGATAATGCAATTGGCATTCCAGAGCATAGGGGTGGTGTACGGGGACATTGGCACGTCTCCGCTCTACGTGTTCGCCAGCACCTTTCCCGACGGCGTCAACCACAGCGACGACATCATTGGAGTTCTCTCCATCATCTTCTACACAATCACCCTCCTCACCCTCCTCAAGTACGTCTTCATCGTCTTGTACGCCAATGACAGCGGCGACG GGAAGATTGTTTAG